The Pecten maximus chromosome 14, xPecMax1.1, whole genome shotgun sequence genome includes a region encoding these proteins:
- the LOC117342961 gene encoding zinc finger protein 771-like: MADTQVCLPSPLLRPIPVYGQREALPPRIPRLPFQPWVSMDAGLSLMRSFPLTAFMAVQNHARQQETSADISPGFRTVVRSLDDKSQDDRTNARAPLSNSHKQSPDVVSTSPYPFPLQPLILPNRGQLISPLNVNRKVFPCPECRYTTDRRNNLKRHMLTMHRRCAKLMECCGVLFTTKASLREHSMIFHYHGYTCFYCGRRFCRKALLKRHLSVHNGQKDFVCPVCDYATSHKSNLERHRKIHLRSDDTSSSERDIEEEKCDYAHPARTGSDVGLAHESDILSDSSEEEEIDVS; this comes from the exons ATGGCCGACACCCAGGTGTGTCTTCCTTCACCTCTATTAAG GCCAATCCCCGTGTATGGTCAGAGAGAAGCACTTCCTCCTCGGATCCCACGTCTCCCTTTCCAGCCATGGGTATCCATGGACGCCGGACTTAGTCTTATGAGATCGTTCCCCCTAACGGCATTCATGGCGGTTCAGAATCATGCCAGGCAACAAGAAACGAGCGCCGATATTTCACCGGGGTTCCGAACGGTTGTCCGATCATTAGACGATAAATCACAGGATGATCGAACAAATGCACGTGCTCCTCTGTCAAATTCACATAAGCAGAGCCCGGATGTTGTCTCCACCTCGCCGTATCCATTTCCGCTGCAGCCATTAATATTACCAAACCGAGGACAATTAATCTCACCACTTAACGTCAACAGGAAGGTATTCCCTTGTCCAGAATGCAGATACACAACGGATagaagaaacaatctcaaaagaCACATGCTTACAATGCACAGACGTTGCGCAAAGCTCATGGAATGTTGTGGCGTACTTTTCACTACGAAAGCCTCGCTTAGAGAACATTCTATGATATTTCATTACCATGGATACACGTGCTTTTACTGTGGGCGTCGTTTCTGTCGGAAAGCACTCTTGAAACGCCATCTATCCGTCCATAATGGACAGAAAGATTTTGTTTGTCCGGTTTGTGATTACGCCACTAGTCACAAGAGTAACTTAGAACGTCATAGGAAAATCCACTTGCGCAGTGATGACACGTCTTCGTCAGAAAGGGATATCGAGGAGGAGAAATGTGACTACGCACATCCTGCAAGAACCGGAAGTGACGTAGGGTTAGCACACGAGTCGGATATTTTGTCAGACTCGTCGGAAGAGGAAGAGATTGACGTTAGCTGA